One Cucurbita pepo subsp. pepo cultivar mu-cu-16 chromosome LG07, ASM280686v2, whole genome shotgun sequence genomic region harbors:
- the LOC111798599 gene encoding transcription factor SPATULA-like — translation MADLYGTSPSSDVVGLPHDPENFSSFINQHLQTTTSSASSPSCVSFKNKFMPFLHSQPPWHSSSLFSRRREESTSVAGLSCMLDFPQTRFQLSRVLNHAQLDSRFGDASYLAVNSTCAAVKLSDPGDFVKESSDNNVFSSSVAVDSDTNAPFKRRGLSSENDLGDFSCDSEGADVPEAPSSTDLPRSSSKRSRSAEVHNMSEKRRRRRINEKMKALQNLIPNSNKTDKASMLDEAIEYLKQLQLQVQMLSMRNGSSLQPMCLPGMLQPVQLPQMGLDFDVGNAFLASRRGINALSPGNEGCPMQSTFNLSNKCSLSDQSLAIPSVPNITTSETTFGFESAIQAYDGQFDLSSNFKEAQPATQLDCCAQTRKDSANAS, via the exons ATGGCGGATCTGTATGGAACATCCCCTTCTTCGGATGTTGTTGGTTTGCCTCATGACCCTGaaaatttctcttccttcatCAATCAGCATCTTCAAACCACCacttcttctgcttcttccccttcttgTGTTTCCTTCAAGAACAAGTTCATGCCGTTCTTGCATTCTCAACCTCCTTGGCACTCTTCGTCTCTGTTTTCGCGGCGGCGGGAGGAGTCCACCTCTGTTGCTGGACTGTCCTGCATGCTTGATTTTCCCCAGACTCGGTTTCAGTTGAGTCGTGTTTTGAATCACGCTCAGTTGGATTCTAGATTTGGCGATGCTTCGTATTTGGCTGTGAACTCCACTTGCGCCGCCGTGAAATTGTCGGATCCTGGGGATTTCGTCAAAGAAAGTTCGGATAATAACGTGTTTTCTTCCTCCGTCGCTGTCGATTCTGATACAAATGCGCCGTTCAAGAGAAGAGGTCTTTCATCTGAAAATGATCTTGGGGATTTCAGCTGTGATAGCGAG GGTGCCGATGTGCCTGAAGCTCCATCCAGTACTGATCTGCCTCGAAGTTCATCGAAGAGAAGTAGAAGCGCCGAGGTCCATAATATGTCGGAGAAG AGACGACGGAGGAGGATcaatgagaaaatgaaagccCTTCAAAATCTAATTCCCAATTCAAACAAG ACGGACAAAGCGTCAATGTTGGATGAAGCAATTGAGTATTTGAAGCAGCTTCAACTTCAAGTTCAG ATGTTATCGATGAGAAATGGCTCGAGTTTGCAACCGATGTGCTTGCCAGGAATGCTGCAGCCAGTGCAACTACCTCAGATGGGGTTGGACTTCGACGTAGGAAATGCATTTCTAGCATCCAGAAGAGGAATAAACGCGTTGTCTCCCGGCAACGAAGGGTGTCCAATGCAATCGACATTCAATCTTTCCAATAAATGCAGCCTTTCAGATCAGTCACTAGCCATCCCTTCTGTACCAAACATCACAACCTCAGAAACCACATTCGGGTTTGAATCAGCGATTCAGGCTTACGATGGACAGTTCGACCTTTCCTCTAATTTCAAG GAAGCCCAACCAGCCACGCAGCTAGATTGCTGCGCTCAAACACGGAAGGACTCAGCAAACGCGTCGTAG
- the LOC111798598 gene encoding probable serine/threonine-protein kinase At1g01540, with protein sequence MSNYAFLNDQLSRRISIFGLRLWVALGICVGAAIVIVLFFISLWFIVRRNRASKSKPSLNPITPNVSKEIQEIRIDHSCSSIHSDPESLPEAEQLQTEQGSPGNGRRRIHIEIGKDRRISFPERDGGSCHGSGEVRSGEQVSVVSHLGWGHRYTLRELECSTNGFADDHVIGEGGYGIVYRGVLEDNTVVAIKNLLNNRGQAEKEFKVEVEAIGRVRHKNLVRLLGYCAERAHRMLIYEYVDSGNLEQWLHGEVGLSSPLPWDIRMNIIVGTAKGLTYLHDGLEPKVVHRDIKSSNILLDKQWNPKVSDFGLAKLLGSERSYVTTRVMGTFGYVAPEYASTGMLNEKSDVYSFGILIMEIISGRNPVDYSRPSGEVNLVEWLKSMVSNRNTEGVLDPKLPEKPSSRVLKRALLVALRCVDPNVQKRPKMGHVIHMLEADEFPFRDDRRAGREQPGRSLLKEKLMERLVNESGDSSGYESGATQASRHVWRKQEHEEQQPRQPHTLR encoded by the exons ATGTCTAATTATGCGTTCTTGAACGATCAGCTCTCGAGGAGGATCTCCATTTTTGGTTTGCGGTTGTGGGTCGCTCTGGGAATTTGCGTGGGTGCCGCCATTGTTATCgttctgttcttcatttcgTTGTGGTTCATTGTCAGGCGCAACAGGGCGTCTAAATCTAAGCCCTCTTTGAACCCCATTACCCCAAATGTCTCGAAGGAAATCCAGGAAATACGAATCGACCATTCTTGCAGCTCGATTCATTCTGACCCTGAGTCCTTGCCGGAGGCAGAACAGCTTCAGACGGAACAAGGGAGCCCAGGTAATGGACGCCGTAGAATCCACATTGAAATTGGGAAGGATCGCCGGATTTCGTTCCCGGAGAGGGACGGCGGTTCGTGTCACGGTAGTGGAGAGGTTCGGTCCGGTGAGCAGGTGTCGGTGGTTTCGCATTTGGGTTGGGGACATAGGTATACTCTCAGAGAGCTTGAGTGTTCTACTAATGGCTTTGCGGATGATCATGTCATTGGTGAAGGCGGATATGGAATTGTGTACCGTGGTGTTCTTGAGGACAACACTGTGGTAGCCATCAAAAACTTGCTCAATAacag GGGACAGGCTGAGAAGGAGTTTAAGGTTGAAGTGGAAGCAATTGGACGCGTTCGACACAAGAATCTGGTGCGTTTGCTTGGCTATTGTGCTGAACGAGCTCACAG GATGCTTATTTACGAGTACGTCGATAGCGGAAACTTAGAACAGTGGCTTCATGGAGAAGTTGGGCTTTCTAGCCCTCTCCCTTGGGACATTAGAATGAACATAATTGTTGGAACAGCAAAAGG GTTAACGTACCTCCACGACGGGCTCGAGCCTAAGGTTGTTCACCGTGATATCAAGTCGAGTAACATTTTGCTTGACAAGCAATGGAATCCAAAAGTCTCCGACTTCGGCCTTGCTAAGCTTCTTGGATCAGAGAGGAGTTATGTAACAACTCGTGTGATGGGAACTTTCGG CTATGTAGCTCCCGAGTATGCTAGCACTGGCATGTTGAATGAAAAAAGTGATGTATATAGCTTTGGTATCCTCATTATGGAGATAATTTCAGGGAGAAATCCAGTAGATTATAGCCGCCCTTCAGGAGAG GTCAACTTGGTTGAGTGGCTTAAATCAATGGTTAGTAATCGGAACACCGAGGGAGTTCTGGATCCTAAGTTGCCCGAGAAGCCTTCGTCGAGGGTGCTAAAGCGTGCTCTGTTAGTCGCGTTACGGTGCGTGGATCCTAACGTTCAGAAGAGGCCTAAAATGGGGCATGTAATTCATATGCTTGAAGCTGATGAGTTCCCTTTCCGAGAT GATCGTAGAGCGGGACGGGAACAACCAGGTCGATCGCTGCTAAAGGAAAAGCTCATGGAAAGGCTTGTGAATGAATCTGGAGACAGCAGCGGGTATGAAAGTGGAGCAACTCAAGCAAGCCGACATGTATGGAGAAagcaagaacatgaagaacagcAGCCTCGACAACCTCACACTCTAAGGTGA